AGGAGTTCAGGAATGCCATCCCGGTCAAGGTCAGGAGTCTGGATGAAGTTCTTAAATAACCAATGAGATTTACGGCACACAAGGTTGTATGTATCCGGACCGGTGCACTCATAGACCTTTATCTCACGAGTAGTAATGGATTCTGTATAAAAGGTGACCTCGCGTGCTCCATCCACATCTAAGTCAGTGATTCTCGCGGGATCAGGACCAACACCTGCAGATACACGCCACACTATTACAGAAGGGAGGGACATAGAATCGGCGCTTTCAAGAACGCTAAACAAGCTTATTTCTGTTTCTGCTAACAGGTCGGTTTTGCCGTCCTGGTCAGCATCCCCAATGTCCCAGACGGTTGCCTGGATATAGCCGAGTGGAAAGGTGTCAAACTGCGAGCCGCCAGTGTATTCCAAGATGTAGTTGGTCCACTCACCTTCTTTAAAAAGCATCATATAGATTTCCTGCCTGCCATCGTGGTCGGCATCACCGCACACATACCGATCCCGGGCGAAACCCCGCACTCGGGCAATCTCCCGGAACTCAAAGGAGTCAGGGGTAGTGGCAAGTAAGGATAGCAGGAACAGAAGCGGCATATGGAATGATAAATAACATATCTCCTACCGCTGTCAAGGTTTGAAAGAAGCCAGACCCGTCTGTGGGTTTCGCTGGCAAAGGAGGTGAAGAGAAGAACATATAAATGGCAGGAAAAGGTCTGAGGCAGGGTGAAGCAGAAGATAACCAAAAGGATAATGCCGGCCTATATTTATATACGAAAAATCTGGGAAAAGTGACAAAAAATCGTACCCGGCACAGTCCGGGGGTAATTCCTGGGATAGTCTTCAGCGCCCCTTTTCTCGCACATAGTGCGGTAGTCCTGAAGTCTGATGACGCAGAAGCCGGAGATGTGCCCTTCGGTTCTATCCCATTGAGAATTAACAGGTCTATGCCCGATAACATATAACCCACTACTTCCTGCTGAATAAACCCGATTATATCCGACGCTATTTTTGCTACCCTTTACCGGCCTATTTCCATTGTTGTCCGGGTGGTTGTTATGAGGTTAGAACATCCCAGCCTCTCAGGAAATCCTTAACCAGTGCTTTTACCAGTATTTTCACTTTTTGGTGGGCAAGGTGGAGTGGTGTTGACGCCGGGGTTAAGTTGATTAACATTAAGGAATGATGTGTGGGCAGTTCCGGACTGTGCCGGACCAGAAGTTCCGTGAGAGTTTGCAAAGAATCTGGGATGAGGTTGAGAGGATGGCGGTTGCCCGTCAGTTTCTGAATGTTGAGGGCGGCAGTGTTGAGCAGGTGCGCGATTATCGGCTGCGTCTGCACCACTGTGCGAACTACGCGGCGGCGCTGACCATCCTTGGGGCTGAGGCTAAGCCTTTGCGGATTCTGGAACTGGGGTGCGGGAGCGGGATACTTTCCGCAGCGTTTGCCCGATTGATGCCTTCGGATTGGAGTCTATTGGCAACCGACTACTCACGCCGGTTGATTGATTATGCCCGGAGCCGATTTCCCCAGGCGAATCTTCGATTTGAATGTATCAGCACGAATGAGTTAGAGCCGGACCGCTTAAAAAATTTTGATGCGGTGATGTTTCTTGAGGTGATTGAGCACCTGACCGAAGAGGAGGCTATTGCCCTTTTTTCCCGTCTTTACTCCGGTTTGGCACCGGGCGGAATGGTGGTGATTTCAACGGTTGACCGTTCGCCGTTCAAAAGGCAATTTTCCGGCTACGGTCCTCATCAGATTGAATATCGTTATACAACGCTGCGTGATTTTCTTAACGATAAGGGGAAAAACCGGTTTGAGCGGGTTGACATTTTTCGATTGACTTCGCGCCGGATTGTCCAAGAAGCGGTTCGTTCTGAAGTGTGGGGCGGGTATTTTATAAACCGGACGGTTGCCCTGATAAGCCGTCTGGTTCAGCGTTATCCCGGACTAATTCAGTCAACCGAGAGGCTTGCCAACTTTTCATTTCGGATGTACGACCGGTTTGTTCCCCGAAGGCAATTTAAACTGAATGGCTACATTGAGGAGATTAGACTGATTACCGAGCAACCGGAGTTACACGATACCGACTCATTCAGCCTGGTGGCGGTTTTAAGAAAGACCGGTTCCGGGTTTAAGGAGAGGTAGTTGGTGGAGTTGCGGTCAGCACAAATTCTGGGGAGTTTATGAAAAAGAAGGTATTGAATTTGCTCCGGGCGGCGATTTATGAAGAGGGCACACTTTTGTTACTAGACCAGACCCGTTTACCTCATCAGGAGCGTTATCTGCGCCTGCGCCGTGCCAGTGAGGTCGCCCGGGCGATAAAACTTTTGCAGGTGCGCGGTGCACCCTGGATTGGAGTTGCGGCGGCTTATGGGCTGGCGCTTGAAGCACAACGGCTTTCGGATGACAGACTGCGTGCTGGTTTAAGAAAAGCGGCGCAGGTCTTAATAAAGGCACGACCCACTGCGGTCAACCTTTCCTGGGCGGTAAACCGGATAACAGCTCTAATCCAGCAAGCGAATTTAACTCCGGCGCGGTTGCGGAGGGCAGTAATTGCCGAGGCAAAAGCGATTGAGCAGGAGGAACAGAAGCGGTCTCACCTGATGGCGCTTGCGGGCGTAAAGGTTGTTCCCCAGAATGCGGTTGTCCTGACAATCTGCAATACCGGTTCTCTGGCAGCACCGGGATTGGGTACCGCCTTAGGTGTGGTATTTCAGGCACATCAGGCAGGGAAAAAGGTTGAGGTTTATGTGTGCGAGACCCGTCCTTTGTTACAGGGGGCACGGTTGACAGCGTTTGAGTTGCTGCGGGCAAAGGTGCCGTTTTACTTAATTGCGGACAGCGCGGCGGCATCGGTGATTGAGCGTTGTGATTTGGTGCTGGTAGGTGCGGATCGCATTGCGGGGAATGGTGACACCGCAAATAAGATTGGCACAAGGATGCTGGCGGTACTGGCAAAGGAGGCAAAAAAGCCGTTTTATGTGGTTGCGCCGGTTTCAACCTTTGATTTACAGTGCCGTAGCGGTGCGGACATCGTGATTGAGGAGCGGTCCGGCGATGAGGTGCGGCGCTTTGGCAGATGCCGGGTCGCACCGCAGCAGGTTCGGGTGTTTAATCCAGCGTTTGATGTTACACCGGCACGGTTGATAACCGCGTTTATTACCGATGCCGGAATAATTAAACCGCCGTTTAAGCGAAATATCCGCCGGGTGCTATTCGGTTGAAGCCGATACCGACTCCATTATCACCGGTGGTCTTGCCTGACCTAATTTGTCCAGGACATCCATCCCTTCAACAATCTTGCCGATGACGGTGTATTCGCCATCCAGTTGGGGCAGGGGCTGAAGACAGAAGTAAAACTGGCTGCCAGAAGAGCGCTTTTCCGGATTGACTTCGTCGGACAGCCGTGCCATTGCCATTGAACCCTTCTCGTGCTTGCGCTTGATTTCTGCGGGCACGGTGTAACCTGGTCCACCGGTGCCATCACCTTTTGGGTCACCACCCTGGACAACAAATCCGGGCACAATCCGATGGAAGGTAAGTCCGTTGTAGAAACCTTTGATGGCGAGGTTGGCAACATTGCAGACATTGAGCGGTGCATCTTTCGTATACATTTCCACCTTGATGGTGCCGAAATCTTTGACCTTGACGGTCAGGAAAAGTTTCTCGGGCAGGTTGTTCGGGGTCAGGGTGTCTTTAAGTACACCGGGTGGAGCCGGTTCTTTCTGGTTCATTGTGGTATCTCCTGTTGGTCTTACTGGTTCGACTTTCTTTGCCGGGCAACCCCAGACAAGAAACAGAACCGCGATTAACGCGACAAATCTTGCCATCTTTGCCTCCTTGAAAAGACGGTTTATTTTACAAAACACCGGATAAAGATTGCCAGATAATCGGTTAGATGTCAAAGATGACAGAGCCGCTCTTAAAACGGTATTTTTACCGGTTAAGAAGGATGATTTTCGCCTGCTGTTTTTGCAATGCGTCTTTGACCGTTAAAAAATACACCCCGCGGGAAATTCGGTTATGCGTTAATCCAAGAAGGTTCAAGTTGATTGTCGGGATGCCGGTTGTGTTTTTTTGTAAAAGTCGCCTGCCCCCAGCATCGAATAAAGTTATAACCGTGTTCTGGTCTGGTTTTAATCCGGATATGGTAACAATACCGTTCGGGGATGGGTTGGGTTGAACCGCAAACGATGGGATAATCAGGGGCGCTGGGTTTTCCTGGACGCCAACATTTCTCCACAGGACACCGAGAGAGACCTTAACAATGGTGTTTGAATAGTTGCTCTTTGTGGCGTAAGCCCAGACAAATGAGTCCGGGCAGGGAAAATCAGGTGTGTAGATATCAAGGTCGGCGAGGTCAGTCAGGACCGAAGATTGGGTAATGTTGCCTGAGCGGTCAATCTGGACAAGGAGGTTTTCGTTCCAGCCGCCGGAGAAAAGGAAGCGGTTCTGGTCACCGAGATAAGAGCAGGCACGCCAGGAGGCGATTGGACCGGGCAGGTAGCCCAACACCTGTTTCTGGTTAAGGTCAAGATGGTAGATGCGGTTTGAGCCGCCGACCGCAACCGCATAAAATGTCCCTTCTGCTCCCTGGTCAATGCCGGCAAACCAGACCCCGGGTTCAATCTGTTCGATATTCCAGGTGTCACCGGTGAATGCGCCATCCGGCGCATAGCGGGCGGCAATACAGCCGGTTTCTTCATGGGGAGAGTGTGTAATCCAGAAGCCCGGGTTTTGCCGGTCCCAAACGATACCCCAGATGATGTCGTCGCCAAAGAAGTTCTGGAGGTTGAACTGTTCAAAGCGGAAGTTCAGCGGGTTGTCAACAGGAAAACTGATGATGCGGTTGGTGTCGTTAACCACGAGGTAAAATCGGCTGGAGTCAGGCACATAGGTGATACCGGCAAGGTTCATTCCCAGTCCGAGACCGCTCAGGTCCCAGGATGAGATGACCGTGCCAAATTCGGGAGGAAATGTGCTTACAACTCGGTAGAGTGTATCGTTTCGTCTGTGCTGGTCGTTAACCAGTTCGGTTTGAACAACAAATAGATAGGAGTCAGGGTTGGGTTCGGTTAAGAGGTCGCCAAAATAGCAACGGCAGGTGTCACCGGTTCCGAGGCTGGTGATGGAATAGGTGCGTTGGAAAAGGGTGTCAAAAGGCGGACGGTTCCGAAACAAAATGGCGCGGGCGGTAAAGGTTTCGGTGTTTAAGCCGTAGTTTCTGATTGTGGCGAGAACCGGACACTGGCTGTTGGGTGGAAACCACGCTTCGGGAGAAATCAGACGTAAGACACCGACATCGTGCTCAAGCCGGCGCACAAAGAAGCGAATTGAGGTGCGGTCGGTGATGAGGTGCTGTGCCGGATTGCCGTTGTACAGGTACTGGAGGAAATAGTTGTTGGTGCCGTAATCTCCCTGGATGCCGATTGTGGCACTTACGGGATTTGCCGGAGTGTTAAGGTAGTTTAATTGAATTGTGCCATCGGACCCAAGCACAACCTGCGCCGAGAGCGTTTCTGGCTGATTGTACAGGGTGACATTGTGCCAGGTGATAACTGTGGAACGGGTTGCAGGGTCGTGGTAATAGAAAACAGCACCAGAATTTCCCGGGTTGAGGTCGTCCCAGAACAGGGCGATAAGATGACAGAATTGCGGCGCGGGCAGTTCCTGATTGTGGTAATTGGTGTAGGTGGTGGGGAATTGAAGAAAGCCGTTGGTGCAAACTGTTAATGAATCAAGGGTGTCGCCGTAAAAGGGAAAACGATAAGGCAAATGTATCGTTGCCCAGCCGTCATCCGGATTCGGGTTCCAATTCGTAATCGGGTTGTGGCTTGCCGGGTCAATCCAGGAGAATGTTATACTGTCACCCGGCTCCTGAGTTGAATGGTAATAATAGCCGAACCCGTCTGGACCACCTTCGTCGGTCTGACCATATACCGGCAAGGAAAACAGAAGAAGCAAGAGTGCTGTCAACTTTTTAATCCCTTCCATTCCTGAATTAAATTATACCAGAATACGGACAGATTTCAATAACGGGTACGGGTGAACTGTTTTGAGAAAAGCGGTTTTTAATCGGTACCCTGCTACAAACAGAAGAGGATGGGGGATATGAACGAAAGCAGGAGTGGAGGGTGTTTCTTTGCTAAAAATGGGTTATGAAAAGGTGGTGAAGGTCCAGATGGCAAAAATATCCAGTACCATCCCTGAAACTACCCCGGGGTTGGGTAGGGAAATTTAAGTAAAAATGGGTTAAGTTATTGAATTGCAAAATGATATTAAAATATGACCATTTTCGGTAAGTATACTTTAAAGTATACAAAAAATCCGGTCGGGCAATCGTTATTGTCGGATTGGCAAATCTCACGAGCCCATCTGTGGTAATTAAGCGTAGTAAACCACAATTTCCTCAAAGAACCAAGATGGAATAGATAAGAAAGCCGAGTTTGACTACTACAAACCCCCATTGGCGTGTAAGGTAATGCGAGATATTGACATTCCTAAAAAACTTTCCAAAATATAGCGAGGCATTGAATTCTAAGAGTTATGAAAAAAGTTAAGGTCAGAAAAAACACCGAGTTGCGATTGGGCCAGGTAATTGACCACGATTCCCTCATACAACTTGCCGACCGGCTTGTTAAAGAAACAAAAGTCCTGCTTCAATATGCGAAAACTGAAGAGGACCTGAGAATTGGTTTTGAAAAATTATTGGAGCCTATCAAGGCCGATTTAAACCTTACCTTAACTACTCATTATGAAAAGTCTGTTTATAGAGGTCGTCCTGATGCACTTCATGGTCAGTTAGTAATTGAGTATGAACCACCCGGTGCGTTTAAATCCCGCACAAAAATCGACCACGCTTTTCTGCAATTGATTAATTACATCCAGGAACTGTCTAAGAAAGAGACCTTATTTTTATTTGATCCAAAGTATGTGGGCGTGGGCTTTGATGGAGAAAAAATCTTTTTTGTCCGGTATATCGGTGATAGAACAAAAGCCAAAGAACAATTTACACCCGAAGACTTTACAATACTCGGTCCTTATGAGTTTACTCCGGAGAGTGCCCGCACCTTCTTGATGTATCTTCGTGCATTAGCCCGCTTGCCCTTAAATGCGGAAAACCTTGCACAGAGGTTTGGACCGTCTAGCGAACTTGCCCCTAAAATGGTTTCCGCCCTTGTTAACGCCCTCAAACACTGGGGCGAACAGGAGCGCATTCGTACATTCTTCAACGAATGGAAAAGGTTGTTTGGCATTGTTTACGGAGAGGTGTTAACCAGTGGGGTGCAGGATAGAGAAATGCGGGCTTTGTCGGAGGTTTATAAGGTCAGAGAAGAAGTTGATTTTCAGGAACTTTTGTTTTGCGTTCACACCTATTTTGTCTTTTTGATGAAACTCATCTCCGCCGAGATTCTGGTATTGAAAGAAACCAGTCTGGCTACTTCACTTGCCTTCCGTCTTGCCCATAGCTCTGACGATGAGTTGAAACGGGAACTTGAGGACATAGAGGATGGCGGGATATACGCTCGAAAGGGAATAACCAACTTTCTGGAAGGCGACTTCTTTCGCTGGTATCTTGATGCCTTTGACTCTCCGGAATTAAAAGATGCCATCAGAGAGGTATCGCGTAGCCTTGCCGAATTTGAACCGGCAACCAGTTCGTTAGAACCCAGCGCAACCCGCGACCTATTAAAGAAACTTTATCAGTATTTAGTGCCGCGCGAGGTGCGCCATCGGCTTGGCGAATATTACACCCCTGACTGGTTGGCTGAACTGTTGCTAAAAGAGGTCGGTTATGATGGTAATAACTTTA
The nucleotide sequence above comes from candidate division WOR-3 bacterium. Encoded proteins:
- a CDS encoding class I SAM-dependent methyltransferase; the encoded protein is MMCGQFRTVPDQKFRESLQRIWDEVERMAVARQFLNVEGGSVEQVRDYRLRLHHCANYAAALTILGAEAKPLRILELGCGSGILSAAFARLMPSDWSLLATDYSRRLIDYARSRFPQANLRFECISTNELEPDRLKNFDAVMFLEVIEHLTEEEAIALFSRLYSGLAPGGMVVISTVDRSPFKRQFSGYGPHQIEYRYTTLRDFLNDKGKNRFERVDIFRLTSRRIVQEAVRSEVWGGYFINRTVALISRLVQRYPGLIQSTERLANFSFRMYDRFVPRRQFKLNGYIEEIRLITEQPELHDTDSFSLVAVLRKTGSGFKER
- the mtnA gene encoding S-methyl-5-thioribose-1-phosphate isomerase; translation: MKKKVLNLLRAAIYEEGTLLLLDQTRLPHQERYLRLRRASEVARAIKLLQVRGAPWIGVAAAYGLALEAQRLSDDRLRAGLRKAAQVLIKARPTAVNLSWAVNRITALIQQANLTPARLRRAVIAEAKAIEQEEQKRSHLMALAGVKVVPQNAVVLTICNTGSLAAPGLGTALGVVFQAHQAGKKVEVYVCETRPLLQGARLTAFELLRAKVPFYLIADSAAASVIERCDLVLVGADRIAGNGDTANKIGTRMLAVLAKEAKKPFYVVAPVSTFDLQCRSGADIVIEERSGDEVRRFGRCRVAPQQVRVFNPAFDVTPARLITAFITDAGIIKPPFKRNIRRVLFG
- a CDS encoding peptidylprolyl isomerase, with translation MARFVALIAVLFLVWGCPAKKVEPVRPTGDTTMNQKEPAPPGVLKDTLTPNNLPEKLFLTVKVKDFGTIKVEMYTKDAPLNVCNVANLAIKGFYNGLTFHRIVPGFVVQGGDPKGDGTGGPGYTVPAEIKRKHEKGSMAMARLSDEVNPEKRSSGSQFYFCLQPLPQLDGEYTVIGKIVEGMDVLDKLGQARPPVIMESVSASTE
- a CDS encoding T9SS type A sorting domain-containing protein; translated protein: MEGIKKLTALLLLLFSLPVYGQTDEGGPDGFGYYYHSTQEPGDSITFSWIDPASHNPITNWNPNPDDGWATIHLPYRFPFYGDTLDSLTVCTNGFLQFPTTYTNYHNQELPAPQFCHLIALFWDDLNPGNSGAVFYYHDPATRSTVITWHNVTLYNQPETLSAQVVLGSDGTIQLNYLNTPANPVSATIGIQGDYGTNNYFLQYLYNGNPAQHLITDRTSIRFFVRRLEHDVGVLRLISPEAWFPPNSQCPVLATIRNYGLNTETFTARAILFRNRPPFDTLFQRTYSITSLGTGDTCRCYFGDLLTEPNPDSYLFVVQTELVNDQHRRNDTLYRVVSTFPPEFGTVISSWDLSGLGLGMNLAGITYVPDSSRFYLVVNDTNRIISFPVDNPLNFRFEQFNLQNFFGDDIIWGIVWDRQNPGFWITHSPHEETGCIAARYAPDGAFTGDTWNIEQIEPGVWFAGIDQGAEGTFYAVAVGGSNRIYHLDLNQKQVLGYLPGPIASWRACSYLGDQNRFLFSGGWNENLLVQIDRSGNITQSSVLTDLADLDIYTPDFPCPDSFVWAYATKSNYSNTIVKVSLGVLWRNVGVQENPAPLIIPSFAVQPNPSPNGIVTISGLKPDQNTVITLFDAGGRRLLQKNTTGIPTINLNLLGLTHNRISRGVYFLTVKDALQKQQAKIILLNR